One segment of Luteolibacter rhizosphaerae DNA contains the following:
- a CDS encoding MoaD/ThiS family protein yields the protein MSIVVLAFAQSQDLFGFSRQELACEPGDTARSLLLRLRPDADLTHLRVALDCEFSTWDTPLGSARELAIIPPVSGG from the coding sequence ATGTCCATCGTCGTGCTCGCCTTTGCCCAGTCGCAGGATTTGTTCGGCTTTAGCCGGCAGGAGCTTGCCTGTGAGCCGGGGGATACCGCCCGCAGCCTTCTCCTCCGCCTGCGGCCGGATGCGGATCTCACCCATCTCCGGGTGGCGCTGGACTGCGAGTTCTCCACTTGGGACACACCTCTCGGCTCGGCTCGCGAGCTCGCGATTATCCCACCCGTTTCCGGAGGCTGA
- the mog gene encoding molybdopterin adenylyltransferase produces the protein MKVARLTLSDRASAGVYEDRSGPEIERVFGEAEAGPIEWLRIVMPDNRGEIEALLKQLADEERCDLILTTGGTGPSPRDVTPEATKAVLERELPGFGEIMRVQSFAKVPTAILSRSTAGTRGRSMIVNLPGNPKAIGECLPLLIPAIREAIKHLHEG, from the coding sequence ATGAAGGTTGCCCGCCTGACCCTGAGCGACCGGGCAAGCGCCGGAGTCTATGAAGACCGCAGCGGACCGGAAATCGAGCGTGTCTTCGGGGAGGCGGAAGCAGGGCCGATCGAGTGGCTGCGGATCGTCATGCCCGACAACCGTGGGGAGATCGAGGCACTGCTGAAGCAACTCGCGGACGAGGAGCGCTGCGACCTGATCCTGACCACGGGAGGCACCGGTCCATCGCCACGTGACGTGACGCCGGAGGCGACCAAGGCGGTTCTGGAACGCGAGCTTCCCGGATTCGGAGAAATCATGCGGGTACAAAGCTTTGCCAAGGTCCCGACCGCCATCCTGTCCCGCTCTACCGCGGGCACGCGCGGCCGCAGCATGATCGTGAATCTGCCGGGCAATCCGAAGGCGATCGGCGAGTGCCTCCCCTTGCTGATCCCCGCGATCCGGGAGGCGATAAAGCACCTCCACGAGGGCTGA
- a CDS encoding molybdopterin synthase catalytic subunit, translating into MLSEIHFTADPIVVPPEVLPSLEIGASVEFRGIVREMENGEALGGLQYEAYEPMARMVLQRHFDELAAIHPCASVLFIHRTGWVPVGEASLFIRVLSSHRREALAFLSDAIDRLKLDVPIWKRV; encoded by the coding sequence ATGCTTTCTGAAATCCACTTTACCGCCGATCCCATCGTCGTTCCGCCTGAGGTCCTGCCCTCGCTTGAGATCGGTGCTTCCGTAGAGTTTCGCGGCATCGTCCGGGAAATGGAGAACGGCGAGGCCTTGGGCGGTCTGCAGTACGAGGCCTACGAGCCGATGGCGCGCATGGTTCTCCAGCGCCACTTCGATGAGCTGGCCGCGATCCATCCCTGTGCCTCGGTTCTCTTCATTCACCGCACCGGCTGGGTTCCGGTGGGGGAGGCTTCGCTGTTTATTCGCGTGCTTTCCTCCCATCGGCGGGAGGCGCTGGCCTTCCTTTCTGACGCGATCGACCGTCTGAAGCTGGATGTCCCTATCTGGAAGAGGGTCTAG
- a CDS encoding molybdopterin molybdotransferase MoeA: MISLEEARRIIAQAVPKLGTVAVPLAEARGRLLAEDVRADAWYPSGDRATMDGYVLRADAEPGEFKITGEIQAGAVPTEDLAAGEAMRIFTGALVPESGGRVVPQEMTVRDGEIVRIAELPKNPFIRLKGQEATPGTAVVVEGTRLGATELAMLAQVGEVMPMVTRLPVIRHVATGEELVGPEEKPSAGMIRDTNSTLLAALVAANGGASLQSFRCGDDPAAMATICAEPCDLLLISGGASVGDYDFGARVLRDLGFEIHFGKVNLRPGKPLTFATRNGQAAFVIPGNPVSHFVCFHVAIRLALELMAGEERPWELVDLPLAGGEPVKPDARETFWPARVEMEAGRLVVRPQRWSTSGDTFSLLRTNALVLVNQASPVEGVAKTLLLTAL, encoded by the coding sequence ATGATTTCCTTGGAGGAAGCCCGGCGCATCATCGCGCAGGCGGTACCGAAGCTCGGGACGGTGGCCGTCCCTCTGGCAGAAGCACGGGGCCGGCTGCTGGCGGAGGACGTGCGCGCGGACGCATGGTATCCATCCGGCGATCGAGCGACCATGGATGGCTACGTGCTGCGGGCGGATGCAGAGCCGGGGGAGTTCAAGATCACCGGAGAGATCCAAGCGGGTGCGGTGCCGACCGAGGATCTGGCCGCAGGCGAGGCCATGCGGATCTTCACCGGTGCGCTTGTCCCGGAAAGCGGCGGACGAGTCGTGCCCCAGGAAATGACCGTGAGGGACGGAGAGATCGTGCGTATCGCCGAACTCCCGAAGAACCCATTCATTCGCCTGAAGGGTCAGGAAGCAACTCCGGGTACGGCAGTCGTCGTAGAAGGAACTCGGCTCGGCGCGACCGAGCTCGCCATGCTGGCCCAGGTGGGTGAGGTCATGCCGATGGTGACCCGCCTGCCGGTGATCCGGCACGTCGCGACCGGAGAGGAACTGGTGGGCCCCGAGGAGAAGCCGTCCGCAGGCATGATTCGCGATACCAACTCCACCCTGCTGGCTGCGTTGGTAGCGGCAAATGGCGGAGCTTCGCTGCAGAGCTTCCGCTGCGGAGATGATCCCGCGGCGATGGCGACGATCTGTGCGGAGCCCTGCGACCTGCTGTTGATCTCCGGCGGTGCCAGCGTGGGCGACTACGACTTCGGTGCCCGGGTCCTGCGCGACCTCGGATTCGAGATCCACTTCGGCAAAGTGAACCTGCGCCCGGGCAAGCCGCTCACCTTCGCGACCCGGAACGGCCAGGCCGCCTTCGTGATACCGGGGAATCCCGTCTCCCACTTCGTGTGCTTCCACGTGGCGATCCGTCTCGCCCTCGAACTGATGGCGGGGGAAGAGCGGCCTTGGGAACTTGTCGATCTACCACTGGCAGGAGGCGAACCCGTGAAGCCCGACGCCCGCGAGACCTTCTGGCCGGCCCGGGTGGAGATGGAAGCCGGGAGGCTCGTGGTCCGGCCGCAACGCTGGTCGACCTCCGGCGACACCTTCTCCCTGCTGCGGACGAACGCGCTGGTACTTGTCAACCAAGCCTCGCCCGTGGAGGGTGTGGCGAAGACGCTGCTGCTTACGGCACTCTAA
- the moaC gene encoding cyclic pyranopterin monophosphate synthase MoaC, with translation MAEFSHLDAEGTARMVDTGAKPVQRRRAIAVGFVECAPATVAALREKALPKGDVLTVARIAAIQAAKRTDELIPLCHSLPLDAVDVDFEVTDKGVAIRATASTSAKTGVEMEALTAVSVAGLTIYDMCKAIDKQMVIGGIRVTDKIKE, from the coding sequence ATGGCGGAATTCTCGCATCTGGATGCCGAAGGAACGGCACGCATGGTCGATACCGGCGCGAAGCCGGTGCAGCGCCGCCGCGCGATCGCGGTCGGTTTCGTGGAATGCGCTCCCGCAACCGTCGCAGCGCTGCGGGAAAAGGCACTACCGAAGGGCGACGTGCTGACCGTAGCCCGCATCGCTGCCATTCAGGCGGCGAAGCGCACCGACGAATTGATCCCCCTCTGCCACAGCCTGCCCCTCGACGCGGTGGACGTGGATTTCGAAGTGACCGACAAGGGCGTGGCGATCCGCGCGACGGCGAGCACCTCCGCAAAGACCGGAGTCGAGATGGAAGCGCTCACGGCGGTCTCCGTCGCAGGCCTGACCATCTACGACATGTGCAAGGCCATCGACAAACAGATGGTGATCGGCGGGATCCGGGTGACTGACAAGATCAAGGAATGA